A genome region from Sphaeramia orbicularis chromosome 19, fSphaOr1.1, whole genome shotgun sequence includes the following:
- the nploc4 gene encoding nuclear protein localization protein 4 homolog isoform X1, translating into MADNIIIRVQSPDGMKKILSTKRETAAAFLKKVAKEFGFNSNGFSVYLNRNKTGEILSQNKTLSLLKIKHGDMLFLFPSGSSGSPGEVMDTATPHSSSSLPSVSSSSSSSSSSMLPRSFSAPQVQEDEIDQYLAKQDGKIYRNRDPQLCRHGALGKCVHCVPLEPFDEDYLNHLDPPVKHMSFHAYLRKLTGGADKGKFAALENISCKIKSGCEGHPPWPEGICTKCQPSAITLNRQKYRHVDNIMFENHTIADRFLDFWRKTGSQRMGYLYGRYTEHKDIPLGIRAEVAAIYEPPQNATQNSLELLEDPKAAAVDEIAAKLGLCKVGWIFSDLLSEDTRIGTVRYTRNKDSYYMSAEECITAGYFQNQHSNPCRLSRDGHFGSKFVTVLATGKTSDMNRMLPPSNQQSVTCNMVMYAGGPDNQVHFEGYQVSNQCMALVRDECLLPCKDAPELGYAKESSPEQYVPDVFFKDKDKFGNDVTFLARPLPVEYLIIDITTTFPKDPQYTFSSSQRFPIENRDILGETQDFHSLATYLSQCTSTVFLDIVSDFHLLLFLVTNEVMPLRDSIGLLLDAVKTSNEDLAQTWKKSEQWATIEQLCSTVGGQPSSSLGYGAMGGPSVPASSSAMWSCLHCTFMNQPGTEHCEMCSLPRS; encoded by the exons ATGGCGGATAATATC ATCATCAGGGTACAGTCCCCAGATGGGATGAAAAAAATACTCTCTACGAAGAGGGAGACTGCTGCTGCTTTTCTGAAGAAG GTGGCCAAAGAGTTTGGGTTCAATTCCAATGGGTTCTCTGTTTATCTGAATCGCAACAAGACCGGAGAGATCCTTTCCCAGAACAAGACCCTCAGCCTCCTTAAGATCAA GCATGGAGACATGCTGTTTCTATTCCCTTCTGGATCCTCTGGGTCTCCAGGGGAGGTCATGGACACAGCGACCCCTCACTCATCTTCATCCTTACCATCCGTctcatcctcttcatcctcctcctcatcctccatgCTCCCTCGGTCCTTCTCAGCGCCTCAGGTCCAGGAGGACGAGATAGATCAGTATCTAGCTAAGCAAGACGGAAAGATCTACAGGAACAGAGATCCACAGCT ATGTCGCCATGGTGCTCTCGGAAAGTGTGTGCACTGTGTACCATTAGAG cCTTTTGATGAAGACTACCTGAATCACCTCGACCCACCAGTCAAGCACATGTCATTCCACGCATACCTTCGCAAGCTGACCGGTGGAGCTGATAA GGGGAAGTTTGCAGCTCTGGAGAACATCAGCTGTAAGATCAAGTCAGGCTGTGAGGGTCATCCTCCCTGGCCCGAGGGAATCTGCACCAAGTGTCAGCCCAGCGCCATCACACTGAACAGACAG AAATACAGACATGTGGACAACATCATGTTTGAAAATCACACCATCGCCGACCGTTTCCTGGATTTCTGGAGGAAGACAGGCAGCCAGAGGATGGGCTACTTGTATGGCAGGTACACCGAGCACAAAGACATCCCCCTGGGCATCAGAGCTGAGGTGGCTGCCATCTATGAACCCCCACAG AATGCAACTCAGAACAGCCTGGAACTTTTGGAGGATCCCAAAGCTGCAGCCGTGGACGAAATTGCGGCTAAACTGGGCCTTTGCAAG GTGGGTTGGATCTTCAGTGACCTGCTCTCTGAGGACACGAGAATAGGGACTGTCCGCTACACAAGAAACAAG GACTCGTACTATATGAGCGCAGAAGAGTGCATCACAGCAGGATATTTCCAAAATCAGCATTCGAACCCCTGCAGACTTTCTAGAGACGGACATTTTGGCTCTAAATTTGTGACCGTGTTGGCAACTGGTAAGACATCAGACATGAACCGAATGCTTCCGCCTTCTAATCAACAGTCAGTAACTTGTAACATGGTTATGTACGCAGGTGGTCCAGATAACCAGGTGCACTTTGAAGGATATCAGGTGTCCAATCAGTGCATGGCTTTGGTGAGAGACGAGTGCCTATTGCCCTGCAAAGACGCTCCGGAGCTCGGCTACGCCAAAGAGTCGAGCCCCGAGCAGTACGTACCAGACGTCTTCTTCAAG GACAAAGACAAATTTGGTAATGATGTCACATTTCTAGCTCGGCCTCTTCCAGTGGAGTATCTGATCATAGAT ATAACAACCACGTTTCCAAAGGACCCTCAGTACACCTTCTCCTCCTCACAACGCTTCCCCATCGAGAACCGAGACATCCTTGGAGAGACACAA GATTTCCACAGTTTAGCCACATACCTGTCCCAGTGCACCTCCACGGTATTCCTGGACATCGTGTCGGACTTCCAtctgctcctcttcctcgtcACAAATGAAGTCATGCCTCTGAGA gaCAGTATCGGCCTCCTTCTCGACGCAGTGAAGACTTCAAATGAGGATCTGGCACAGACCTGGAAGAAGTCGGAGCAGTGGGCCACCATCGAGCAGCTGTGCA gtaCAGTGGGTGGGCAGCCCTCCAGCTCTCTGGGTTACGGGGCCATGGGCGGCCCCTCTGTCCCCGCCTCCTCCTCAGCCATGTGGTCCTGCCTCCACTGCACCTTCATGAACCAGCCCGGCACAGAGCACTGTGAAATGTGCAGCCTGCCCCGCAGTTAA
- the oxld1 gene encoding oxidoreductase-like domain-containing protein 1 yields the protein MLCVGVKVLRPSVSVQKLCSLQSSWRKTLLSRTTRCLSTGPDSPAGTDSTAPTTLTDSSECNDTEPSQRTSSWSPDQGPPPAPTYCCMSGCHNCVWIEHAEQLLAYYHDGGERALAAIEENVHDENLKSYLKMEIRLLKKT from the exons ATGCTGTGTGTAGGTGTAAAAGTGCTGAGACCGTCGGTATCTGTGCAGAAG TTGTGCAGCCTGCAGAGCTCATGGAGGAAAACACTCCTTAGCAGAACCACTCGGTGCCTGTCTACTGGACCAGATTCACCTGCTGGAACAGATTCAACTGCTCCTACCACACTGACTGACTCATCTGAGTGCAATGACACAGAGCCCAGCCAAAGAACCTCCTCCTGGTCGCCTGACCAGGGCCCACCGCCTGCTCCCACATACTGCTGTATGAGCGGATGTCATAACTGTGTGTGGATTGAACATGCCGAGCAGCTGCTGGCTTATTACCATGACGGAGGAGAACGGGCACTCGCTGCTATAGAGGAAAATGTCCATGATGAGAACCTTAAATCTTATTTAAAGATGGAGATAAGGCTACTAAAAAAGACATGA
- the nploc4 gene encoding nuclear protein localization protein 4 homolog isoform X2 has protein sequence MADNIIIRVQSPDGMKKILSTKRETAAAFLKKVAKEFGFNSNGFSVYLNRNKTGEILSQNKTLSLLKIKHGDMLFLFPSGSSGSPGEVMDTATPHSSSSLPSVSSSSSSSSSSMLPRSFSAPQVQEDEIDQYLAKQDGKIYRNRDPQLCRHGALGKCVHCVPLEPFDEDYLNHLDPPVKHMSFHAYLRKLTGGADKGKFAALENISCKIKSGCEGHPPWPEGICTKCQPSAITLNRQKYRHVDNIMFENHTIADRFLDFWRKTGSQRMGYLYGRYTEHKDIPLGIRAEVAAIYEPPQNATQNSLELLEDPKAAAVDEIAAKLGLCKVGWIFSDLLSEDTRIGTVRYTRNKDSYYMSAEECITAGYFQNQHSNPCRLSRDGHFGSKFVTVLATGGPDNQVHFEGYQVSNQCMALVRDECLLPCKDAPELGYAKESSPEQYVPDVFFKDKDKFGNDVTFLARPLPVEYLIIDITTTFPKDPQYTFSSSQRFPIENRDILGETQDFHSLATYLSQCTSTVFLDIVSDFHLLLFLVTNEVMPLRDSIGLLLDAVKTSNEDLAQTWKKSEQWATIEQLCSTVGGQPSSSLGYGAMGGPSVPASSSAMWSCLHCTFMNQPGTEHCEMCSLPRS, from the exons ATGGCGGATAATATC ATCATCAGGGTACAGTCCCCAGATGGGATGAAAAAAATACTCTCTACGAAGAGGGAGACTGCTGCTGCTTTTCTGAAGAAG GTGGCCAAAGAGTTTGGGTTCAATTCCAATGGGTTCTCTGTTTATCTGAATCGCAACAAGACCGGAGAGATCCTTTCCCAGAACAAGACCCTCAGCCTCCTTAAGATCAA GCATGGAGACATGCTGTTTCTATTCCCTTCTGGATCCTCTGGGTCTCCAGGGGAGGTCATGGACACAGCGACCCCTCACTCATCTTCATCCTTACCATCCGTctcatcctcttcatcctcctcctcatcctccatgCTCCCTCGGTCCTTCTCAGCGCCTCAGGTCCAGGAGGACGAGATAGATCAGTATCTAGCTAAGCAAGACGGAAAGATCTACAGGAACAGAGATCCACAGCT ATGTCGCCATGGTGCTCTCGGAAAGTGTGTGCACTGTGTACCATTAGAG cCTTTTGATGAAGACTACCTGAATCACCTCGACCCACCAGTCAAGCACATGTCATTCCACGCATACCTTCGCAAGCTGACCGGTGGAGCTGATAA GGGGAAGTTTGCAGCTCTGGAGAACATCAGCTGTAAGATCAAGTCAGGCTGTGAGGGTCATCCTCCCTGGCCCGAGGGAATCTGCACCAAGTGTCAGCCCAGCGCCATCACACTGAACAGACAG AAATACAGACATGTGGACAACATCATGTTTGAAAATCACACCATCGCCGACCGTTTCCTGGATTTCTGGAGGAAGACAGGCAGCCAGAGGATGGGCTACTTGTATGGCAGGTACACCGAGCACAAAGACATCCCCCTGGGCATCAGAGCTGAGGTGGCTGCCATCTATGAACCCCCACAG AATGCAACTCAGAACAGCCTGGAACTTTTGGAGGATCCCAAAGCTGCAGCCGTGGACGAAATTGCGGCTAAACTGGGCCTTTGCAAG GTGGGTTGGATCTTCAGTGACCTGCTCTCTGAGGACACGAGAATAGGGACTGTCCGCTACACAAGAAACAAG GACTCGTACTATATGAGCGCAGAAGAGTGCATCACAGCAGGATATTTCCAAAATCAGCATTCGAACCCCTGCAGACTTTCTAGAGACGGACATTTTGGCTCTAAATTTGTGACCGTGTTGGCAACTG GTGGTCCAGATAACCAGGTGCACTTTGAAGGATATCAGGTGTCCAATCAGTGCATGGCTTTGGTGAGAGACGAGTGCCTATTGCCCTGCAAAGACGCTCCGGAGCTCGGCTACGCCAAAGAGTCGAGCCCCGAGCAGTACGTACCAGACGTCTTCTTCAAG GACAAAGACAAATTTGGTAATGATGTCACATTTCTAGCTCGGCCTCTTCCAGTGGAGTATCTGATCATAGAT ATAACAACCACGTTTCCAAAGGACCCTCAGTACACCTTCTCCTCCTCACAACGCTTCCCCATCGAGAACCGAGACATCCTTGGAGAGACACAA GATTTCCACAGTTTAGCCACATACCTGTCCCAGTGCACCTCCACGGTATTCCTGGACATCGTGTCGGACTTCCAtctgctcctcttcctcgtcACAAATGAAGTCATGCCTCTGAGA gaCAGTATCGGCCTCCTTCTCGACGCAGTGAAGACTTCAAATGAGGATCTGGCACAGACCTGGAAGAAGTCGGAGCAGTGGGCCACCATCGAGCAGCTGTGCA gtaCAGTGGGTGGGCAGCCCTCCAGCTCTCTGGGTTACGGGGCCATGGGCGGCCCCTCTGTCCCCGCCTCCTCCTCAGCCATGTGGTCCTGCCTCCACTGCACCTTCATGAACCAGCCCGGCACAGAGCACTGTGAAATGTGCAGCCTGCCCCGCAGTTAA
- the pde6gb gene encoding phosphodiesterase 6G, cGMP-specific, rod, gamma, paralog b, with the protein MNLEPPKPEIKSATRVTGGPATPRKGPPKFKQRQTRQFKSKPPKKGIQGFGDDIPGMEGLGTDITVICPWEAFNHLELHELAQYGII; encoded by the exons ATGAATCTTGAGCCACCCAAACCTGAGATTAAATCGGCCACCCGAGTCACCGGAGGCCCTGCCACCCCACGCAAGGGACCGCCTAAGTTCAAGCAGAGGCAGACCCGTCAGTTCAAGAGCAAGCCTCCAAAGAAGGGAATCCAGGG CTTTGGTGATGATATCCCTGGAATGGAGGGCTTGGGCACAG ACATTACCGTCATTTGCCCATGGGAGGCCTTCAATCATCTGGAGCTGCATGAGCTGGCCCAGTACGGTATCATCTGA